In a genomic window of Rhinopithecus roxellana isolate Shanxi Qingling chromosome 2, ASM756505v1, whole genome shotgun sequence:
- the HGFAC gene encoding hepatocyte growth factor activator produces the protein MGRWAWVSSPCPSLGLGPFLLLLLLLLPRGSQPQPGGNRTESPEPNATATPAIPTILVTSDTPTTSAPEAEGPQRGGLPPPLRAVPSSSSPQAQALTEDGRPCRFPFRYGGRMLHTCTSEGSAHRKWCATTHNYDRDRAWGYCVEATPPLGGPAAVDPCASGPCLNGGSCSNTQDSQSYHCSCPRAFTGKDCGTEKCFDETRYEYLEGGDRWARVRQGHVEQCECLGGRARCEGTRHTACLSSPCLNGGTCHLIVATGTTLCACPPGFTGRLCNIVPDERCFLGNGTGYRGAASTSASGLSCLAWNSDLLYQELHVDSVDAAALLGLGPHAYCRNPDNDERPWCYVVKDSALSWEYCRLEACESLTRVQLAPDILATLPEPASLGRQSCGRRHKKRTFLRPRIIGGSSSLPGSHPWLAAIYIGDSFCAGSLVHTCWVVSAAHCFSHSPPRESVSVVLGQHFFNRTTDVTQTFGIEKYIPYTLYSVFNPSDHDLVLIRLKKKGDRCATRSQFVQPICLPEPGSTFPAGHKCQIAGWGHLDENVSGYSSSLREALVPLVADHKCSNPDVYGADISPNMLCAGYFDCKSDACQGDSGGPLACEKNGVAYLYGIISWGDGCGRLHKPGVYTRVANYVDWINDRIRPPRRLVAPS, from the exons ATGGGGCGCTGGGCCTGGGTCTCCAGCCCCTGTCCCTCACTGGGGCTgggccccttcctcctcctcctcctcctgctgctgccgcgggggtcccagccccagcctggcGGG AACCGTACGGAGTCCCCAGAACCTAATGCCACAGCAACCCCTGCGATCCCCACTATCCTGGTGACCTCTGATACCCCAACAACAAGTGCTCCAGAGGCAGAGGGACCCCAACGTGGGGGGCTCCCGCCCCCGCTCAGGGCAGTTCCCTCGAGCAGCAGCCCCCAGGCCCAAG CACTCACCGAGGACGGGAGGCCCTGCAGGTTCCCCTTCCGCTATGGGGGCCGCATGCTGCACACCTGCACTTCGGAGGGCAGCGCCCACAGGAAGTG GTGTGCCACAACTCACAACTATGACCGGGACAGGGCCTGGGGCTACTGTGTGGAGGCCACCCCACCTCTGGGGGGCCCAG CTGCCGTGGATCCCTGTGCCTCCGGCCCCTGCCTCAATGGAGGCTCCTGCTCCAATACCCAGGACTCCCAGTCCTACCACTGCAGCTGCCCCCGGGCCTTCACCGGCAAAGACTGCGGCACGG AGAAATGCTTCGACGAGACGCGCTACGAGTACCTGGAGGGGGGCGACCGCTGGGCCCGTGTGCGCCAGGGCCACGTGGAACAGTGCGAGTGCTTGGGGGGCCGGGCCCGGTGCGAAGGCACCCGACATACAG CTTGCCTGAGCAGCCCTTGCCTGAACGGGGGCACCTGCCACCTGATTGTGGCCACTGGGACCACCCTGTGTGCCTGCCCACCAGGCTTCACCGGGCGGCTCTGCAACATCG TGCCTGATGAGCGCTGCTTCTTGGGGAATGGCACTGGGTACCGCGGCGCGGCCAGCACCTCAGCCTCGGGCCTCAGctgcctggcctggaactccGATCTGCTCTACCAGGAGCTGCACGTGGACTCGGTGGATGCCGCAGCCCTGCTGGGCCTGGGCCCCCACGCCTACTGCCG GAATCCGGACAATGATGAGAGGCCCTGGTGCTACGTGGTGAAGGACAGCGCGCTCTCCTGGGAGTACTGCCGCCTGGAGGCCTGTG AATCCCTCACCAGAGTCCAACTGGCACCGGATATCCTGGCAACCCTGCCTGAGCCAGCCTCCCTGGGACGCCAGTCCTGCGGCAGGCGGCATAAGAAGAGGACGTTCCTGCGGCCACGCATCATTGGCGGCTCCTCCTCGCTGCCCGGCTCACACCCCTGGCTGGCCGCCATCTACATCGGGGACAGCTTCTGCGCTGGGAGCCTGGTCCACACCTGCTGGGTGGTGTCGGCCGCCCACTGCTTCTCCCACAG TCCCCCCAGGGAAAGCGTCTCAGTGGTGCTGGGCCAGCACTTCTTCAACCGCACGACGGACGTGACGCAGACCTTCGGCATCGAGAAGTACATCCCATACACTCTGTACTCGGTATTCAACCCCAGCGACCACGACCTCG TCCTGATCCGGCTGAAGAAGAAAGGGGACCGCTGTGCCACACGCTCACAGTTCGTGCAGCCCATCTGCCTGCCCGAGCCCGGCAGCACCTTCCCTGCCGGACACAAGTGCCAGATTGCAGGCTGGGGCCACTTGGACGAGA ACGTGAGCGGCTACTCCAGCTCCCTGCGGGAGGCCCTGGTCCCCCTGGTCGCCGACCACAAGTGCAGCAACCCTGACGTCTATGGCGCCGACATCAGCCCCAACATGCTATGTGCCGGCTACTTCGACTGCAAGTCCGACGCCTGCCAG GGGGACTCAGGGGGACCCCTGGCCTGCGAGAAGAACGGCGTGGCCTACCTCTACGGCATCATCAGCTGGGGCGACGGCTGCGGGCGGCTCCACAAGCCGGGGGTCTACACCCGCGTGGCCAACTATGTGGACTGGATCAACGACCGGATACGGCCTCCCAGGCGGCTTGTGGCTCCCTCCTGA